In Pseudomonas nunensis, a single window of DNA contains:
- a CDS encoding Na/Pi cotransporter family protein, whose translation MSGTTLLINLAGAIALLLWGTHMISSALLRGFGTPLRQWMGQHLSNRWLALLAGIGITGILQSSTAVSLMATSFTAAGTLGLAPALAVMLGANIGSTLVVQLLSADISILTPLVLLTGLIVFRSRDDSRFESIGCALIGLGLMLMALHLLGSTLAEVEGTPVFQLIMQSLDGDLLIALLVALILTWLCHSSVAVVLLIVSLAATGMLSVTTLVALVLGVNIGGALPSVINAGSNVGRRLPLGNLLVRTLGAAVVLPLAGWFAGLKLDPATLVVYLHSGFNLLLALVFIGFTQPMAKLLTRLLPEPPRDVDPGMPRYLDEAGLEVANIGLSNAAREALRIADMLSAMLERTLQLFHTSAPVCADEVRRIDQSLDVLSAAIRAYLADIGQEGISDSDADRAQEVLTFVINLEHAADILSSSLMQLAMRRLRRGEHFSVFELRNIAPLHEALLESLSLAITVFLREDIGTAHQLVQRKETVRKLEADASRAHFRKLQEDKSTWAESGDIFQRVLRDYRRVHHHIAALAYPLLERVGESLGDDQVKETSPCAS comes from the coding sequence ATGTCGGGAACGACTCTACTGATCAACCTCGCCGGCGCCATTGCACTGTTGCTGTGGGGCACGCACATGATTTCTTCGGCGCTGTTGCGTGGCTTCGGCACGCCGCTGCGTCAATGGATGGGCCAGCACCTGAGCAACCGCTGGCTGGCCTTGCTCGCGGGCATCGGCATCACCGGCATCTTGCAAAGCAGCACCGCCGTCAGCCTGATGGCTACTTCGTTCACTGCCGCCGGCACCTTGGGCCTGGCACCAGCGCTGGCAGTAATGCTCGGCGCCAACATCGGTTCCACCCTGGTGGTGCAACTGCTCAGCGCTGACATCTCGATCCTGACCCCGCTGGTGCTGCTGACCGGGTTGATCGTTTTCCGATCGAGGGATGACTCGCGTTTCGAGAGCATCGGCTGTGCGCTGATCGGCTTGGGGTTGATGTTGATGGCCCTGCACCTGCTCGGCTCGACCCTGGCGGAGGTGGAAGGCACGCCGGTGTTCCAACTGATCATGCAAAGCCTCGACGGCGATCTGTTGATCGCGTTGCTGGTGGCGCTGATCCTCACCTGGCTGTGCCATTCCAGCGTGGCGGTGGTGCTGTTGATCGTTTCCCTGGCTGCGACCGGAATGCTCTCGGTGACCACCCTTGTCGCGTTAGTGCTGGGGGTGAATATTGGCGGCGCGTTGCCGTCGGTGATCAATGCCGGCTCGAACGTTGGCCGGCGCCTGCCCCTCGGCAATCTGCTGGTGCGCACGCTTGGCGCGGCGGTGGTATTGCCGTTGGCCGGGTGGTTTGCTGGGTTGAAGCTTGATCCAGCAACGTTGGTGGTTTACCTGCACAGCGGTTTCAACCTGCTGCTGGCGCTGGTGTTTATCGGTTTCACCCAGCCGATGGCCAAATTGCTGACTCGCCTGTTGCCGGAACCGCCACGGGATGTCGATCCAGGCATGCCGCGCTACCTCGACGAGGCGGGTCTGGAGGTGGCCAACATCGGCCTGTCGAATGCCGCCCGCGAAGCACTGCGCATTGCCGATATGCTCTCGGCCATGCTGGAACGCACGCTGCAACTGTTCCACACCTCGGCGCCGGTCTGTGCCGATGAGGTGCGGCGCATCGATCAATCCCTCGACGTGCTCAGTGCGGCGATTCGTGCGTATCTGGCGGACATCGGCCAGGAAGGCATCAGCGACAGCGATGCTGATCGTGCCCAGGAAGTCCTCACGTTCGTGATCAATCTGGAACATGCGGCGGACATTCTTTCCAGCAGCCTCATGCAACTGGCCATGCGCCGTTTGCGCCGTGGCGAACATTTCTCGGTGTTCGAGCTGCGCAACATCGCGCCGTTGCACGAGGCGTTGCTGGAAAGCCTGAGTCTGGCGATCACCGTGTTCCTGCGCGAAGACATCGGCACCGCACATCAACTGGTCCAGCGCAAGGAAACCGTGAGAAAGCTGGAAGCCGACGCCAGCCGCGCGCACTTTCGCAAACTGCAGGAGGACAAAAGCACCTGGGCCGAATCCGGGGACATCTTCCAGCGCGTGCTGCGTGACTACCGTCGGGTACATCACCACATCGCCGCCCTCGCCTACCCGTTGCTGGAACGGGTCGGTGAGTCGCTGGGTGATGATCAGGTCAAGGAAACCTCGCCATGCGCGTCCTGA
- a CDS encoding DUF2493 domain-containing protein, whose protein sequence is MRVLICAGRHYTDSRQCRRVLDAFQRLHPVQVLIHSGNQYLGADIEEWAREHGADIVRYPPNWQRHGKLAERLRNHFMLRDSRPDVVIALPGGEDTEELVTQARAAGLQTLSVTDRD, encoded by the coding sequence ATGCGCGTCCTGATCTGTGCCGGCCGCCATTACACCGACAGCCGCCAGTGCCGCCGCGTGCTCGACGCCTTCCAGCGCCTGCACCCGGTGCAGGTGCTGATCCATAGCGGCAATCAATACCTGGGCGCCGACATCGAGGAATGGGCCCGTGAACACGGCGCCGATATCGTGCGCTACCCGCCCAACTGGCAACGCCACGGCAAACTCGCCGAACGCCTGCGCAACCACTTCATGCTGCGCGACAGCCGCCCCGACGTGGTCATCGCCCTGCCCGGCGGCGAAGACACCGAAGAACTCGTCACCCAGGCCCGGGCGGCGGGTCTACAAACCCTGTCGGTAACGGATCGCGATTGA